A DNA window from Acaryochloris sp. CCMEE 5410 contains the following coding sequences:
- a CDS encoding tetratricopeptide repeat protein: MSDSCFLEPHQDLYSICLQQLLPIASERVQSVDLDWWNIESFLGLAFHILLSETDSKLRSQVAQIIPLFGAKAVPNLVFIEQEHVLDADLKSLVNLTFSKIEPQQQVMGLIDMLKACEDQSLDYLIAQKLWEIGAVATEAVATLLADPDEQELALRLLAQFQQFHHQQVANLEALFEHSPNFDPPGSYGAIKQKAETLLKAAMQAESAAPRQAVALYTEALQLCSDHAQAYGSRGLLRAILGDPQGAMADFQAAAELFREQGKTANAEIALGYCKAMARQLPHLD, from the coding sequence ATGTCTGATTCTTGCTTCTTAGAACCCCACCAAGATTTATATAGTATTTGCCTTCAACAACTACTTCCAATTGCGAGTGAACGAGTACAATCCGTTGACCTGGACTGGTGGAATATTGAAAGTTTTTTAGGCTTGGCTTTCCATATCTTGTTAAGTGAGACGGATTCTAAACTTCGGTCCCAAGTCGCTCAAATAATACCGCTGTTTGGTGCTAAGGCAGTCCCCAACTTAGTCTTCATAGAGCAAGAACACGTCCTGGATGCTGATTTGAAATCTTTGGTCAATTTGACCTTCAGTAAAATTGAGCCTCAGCAACAGGTTATGGGGCTGATTGATATGCTTAAAGCTTGTGAAGATCAGAGCCTTGACTACCTCATCGCCCAAAAATTATGGGAGATAGGAGCTGTAGCAACTGAGGCAGTGGCAACCTTACTAGCAGATCCAGATGAACAAGAGCTTGCCCTAAGACTTTTAGCGCAGTTCCAGCAATTCCATCATCAGCAAGTGGCTAATCTGGAAGCTCTGTTTGAGCACAGCCCAAATTTTGATCCCCCCGGTTCATACGGTGCAATCAAACAAAAAGCAGAAACGCTACTTAAAGCAGCAATGCAAGCGGAGAGTGCGGCTCCTAGGCAGGCTGTGGCACTCTATACGGAAGCACTTCAATTGTGCTCTGACCATGCACAGGCTTATGGGAGTCGAGGTTTGCTACGGGCCATCTTAGGAGACCCACAAGGAGCAATGGCTGATTTCCAGGCCGCTGCGGAGTTATTTCGAGAACAAGGTAAAACGGCGAATGCAGAAATTGCTCTTGGGTATTGTAAAGCAATGGCTCGTCAGTTGCCCCACTTAGATTA